The following proteins come from a genomic window of Triticum aestivum cultivar Chinese Spring chromosome 6A, IWGSC CS RefSeq v2.1, whole genome shotgun sequence:
- the LOC123130255 gene encoding uncharacterized protein encodes MASPPPPPPQVNLIDDVVAEILLRLPPDEPEHLFRASLVCKPWLRLICDPAFRRRYRAFHGAPPLLGLLHRTQVCDGDPAARFASTTSMPDFPHPDSDDCSTRPLDCRHGRVLVRMFHGPAVDLLVWDPVNGDRHVVPNPDINVLIYTAAVFCAAAGCDHLNCHGGPFRVVFLATDDHEEVVKASVYSSVTGAWSEPVSLDDSCECYAQHKRDTSAKRGYYIPYVQPRRVAAIGDAVYFTISRSTAIAKYDCGKNRLSVIDPPPPDTEVYGGFITLMVMEDNSLGLAGVKDFSLHLWSRNVNGAAKWVQCMVIDLEKIMPMAKPLKGNGANVVGFAEGLGVIFVSTTVGLFTIELKSGLVKKVDAPGVYFSVLPYMSFYTPDRGRLLSLARLTEH; translated from the exons atggcgtcgccgccgccgccgccgccgcaggtcaACCTCATCGACGACGTCGTCGcagagatcctcctccgcctcccgccggacGAGCCCGAGCACCTCTTCCGCGCCTCCCTCGTCTGCAAGCCCTGGCTCCGCCTCATCTGCGACCCCGCCTTCCGCCGCCGGTACCGCGCGTTCCACGGCGCCCCTCCGCTGCTTGGCCTCCTCCACCGGACCCAAGTCTGCGACGGAGACCCCGCCGCGCGCTTCGCCTCCACCACGTCGATGCCCGACTTCCCCCACCCAGACTCCGACGACTGCTCCACGCGCCCCCTCGACTGCCGCCACGGCCGCGTCCTCGTCCGCATGTTCCATGGCCCGGCTGTGGATCTCCTTGTCTGGGACCCCGTCAACGGCGACCGCCACGTGGTGCCCAATCCGGACATCAACGTATTGATCTACACCGCCGCCGTGTTCTGCGCCGCCGCCGGCTGCGACCATCTCAACTGCCACGGCGGCCCCTTCCGCGTGGTCTTCCTGGCCACTGATGACCACGAGGAAGTCGTCAAGGCGAGTGTGTACTCATCTGTGACAGGTGCGTGGAGTGAGCCGGTATCTCTCGACGATAGCTGTGAATGCTATGCCCAGCACAAGCGAGATACAAGTGCAAAAAGAGGGTACTACATACCCTATGTCCAGCCCAGGCGAGTAGCCGCTATTGGAGATGCAGTCTACTTCACAATTTCGCGGTCTACTGCCATTGCCAAGTATGACTGCGGTAAGAATCGATTGTCTGTGATTGACCCACCACCACCAGATACAGAGGTGTACGGTGGTTTCATTACCCTCATGGTGATGGAGGACAATTCACTGGGGCTCGCTGGCGTTAAGGATTTTAGTCTGCATCTCTGGTCAAGGAATGTGAATGGAGCTGCAAAATGGGTACAGTGCATGGTCATTGACCTGGAGAAAATCATGCCCATGGCCAAACCCCTCAAAGGCAATGGAGCCAATGTGGTTGGTTTCGCAGAGGGTCTGGGTGTCATCTTCGTTAGCACAACGGTTGGCTTATTCACGATCGAGCTCAAGTCGGGACTGGTGAAGAAGGTTGATGCACCTGGGGTCTACTTTTCGGTTTTGCCCTACATGAGCTTCTACACTCCTG ACCGTGGTAGATTGTTGTCGCTGGCTAGGCTCACTGAACACTGA